Proteins co-encoded in one Flavivirga eckloniae genomic window:
- the bshB1 gene encoding bacillithiol biosynthesis deacetylase BshB1 has product MKLDILAIGAHPDDVELGCGATIAKEIANGKKVGIIDLTRGELGTRGTAETRDVEADNAAKILGATVRVNMKFADGFFTNDKKHQLEIVKMIRKYQPEIVLCNAVDDRHIDHGKGSKLVSDACFLSGLIKIETHDSENTLQQPWRPKQVYHYIQWKNLEPDFTVDVSGFIDKKMASVLAYKTQFYDSGSKEPETPISSKNFTDSVIYRARDLGRLVGVEYAEGFTVERQIAIDSIFDIK; this is encoded by the coding sequence ATGAAATTAGATATCCTCGCTATTGGAGCACATCCCGATGATGTAGAGTTAGGTTGTGGTGCTACCATAGCAAAAGAAATAGCCAATGGCAAAAAAGTAGGGATCATAGATTTAACCAGGGGAGAGTTAGGGACCAGAGGAACAGCAGAAACAAGAGATGTTGAGGCCGATAATGCAGCTAAAATACTTGGAGCTACTGTTCGGGTTAACATGAAATTCGCCGATGGTTTTTTTACGAATGATAAGAAGCATCAATTGGAAATTGTTAAAATGATTCGTAAATACCAACCAGAAATTGTGCTATGTAATGCTGTTGACGATAGGCATATAGATCATGGTAAGGGGAGTAAGCTGGTTAGTGATGCTTGTTTTTTAAGTGGACTGATTAAAATTGAAACTCATGATAGTGAGAATACACTACAACAGCCATGGCGACCTAAACAGGTATACCATTATATACAATGGAAAAATTTAGAACCAGATTTTACGGTTGATGTATCTGGCTTTATAGATAAAAAGATGGCTTCTGTGCTGGCTTATAAAACACAGTTTTATGATAGTGGTAGTAAGGAGCCGGAAACACCTATATCCAGTAAAAACTTTACAGATAGTGTTATTTACAGGGCCAGAGATCTGGGAAGACTAGTAGGTGTTGAGTATGCCGAAGGTTTTACGGTTGAACGCCAAATTGCTATTGATAGCATCTTCGATATTAAATAG
- a CDS encoding MATE family efflux transporter has product MQSDKLSFKKILQYFKIAVTGKEQSFTTGSIRRAVFMLSIPMILEMLMESIFALVDILYVSQVSVNAVATIGLTESVITLVYAVAIGLSMAATAIVARRVGEKNLKEASKAAVQVIFLGVIVAAIISVFGILYAKEILALMGGEPDLIEEGYGYTKILIGGNVTIVLLFLINAVFRGAGDASVAMWTLILSNGLNIILDPIFIFGFGPVPALGVEGAAIATTIGRGTAVVFQLAILFLGYSKIKVGVKDLVIRVGVMFNLIKVSLGGIGQFLIGTSSWVFLMRIMSEFGSEVLAGYTIAIRVVMFTLMPAWGMSNAAATLVGQNLGAKEPERAEQSVWKTGKYSAIFMGVVSIIYLVFARQIIEMFNDTPDVVEYGSLCLQVMAAGYIFYGYAMVVVNAFNGAGDTKTPTYINFVCFWLLQLPFAYVMAITLDFGPVGVFWAITLAEIAIAIVSIIWFKKGYWKTVKV; this is encoded by the coding sequence ATGCAATCAGATAAATTATCTTTTAAGAAGATCCTTCAATATTTTAAAATAGCTGTAACTGGTAAAGAACAAAGCTTTACAACAGGCAGTATCCGTCGTGCCGTATTTATGTTATCCATTCCCATGATTTTAGAAATGCTCATGGAATCTATTTTTGCACTTGTAGATATTTTGTATGTATCTCAGGTAAGTGTAAATGCCGTAGCTACCATTGGTTTAACCGAATCGGTAATTACCCTAGTTTATGCCGTTGCCATAGGTTTAAGTATGGCTGCTACAGCTATAGTAGCAAGGCGAGTGGGCGAAAAAAATTTAAAAGAAGCCTCGAAAGCAGCGGTTCAGGTTATTTTTCTTGGTGTTATTGTAGCCGCCATTATTAGTGTGTTTGGAATCCTGTACGCTAAGGAAATTTTAGCACTCATGGGTGGAGAGCCAGATCTTATTGAAGAAGGTTATGGCTATACAAAAATACTTATTGGTGGAAACGTAACTATCGTGTTACTGTTTTTAATCAATGCTGTTTTTAGAGGTGCCGGAGATGCATCGGTAGCCATGTGGACGTTAATCCTATCAAACGGACTCAATATAATTTTAGACCCAATCTTTATTTTTGGTTTTGGACCAGTTCCAGCTTTAGGAGTAGAAGGGGCAGCTATTGCAACGACAATAGGGAGAGGAACAGCCGTAGTATTTCAGCTAGCTATTTTATTTCTTGGATATAGCAAAATTAAAGTAGGTGTTAAGGATTTGGTTATTCGTGTTGGCGTTATGTTTAATTTAATTAAAGTATCATTAGGAGGCATTGGTCAGTTTTTAATTGGTACCTCTTCATGGGTGTTTTTAATGCGTATCATGAGCGAGTTTGGTAGCGAAGTATTGGCCGGTTATACCATTGCAATTCGTGTGGTTATGTTTACTTTAATGCCCGCTTGGGGTATGAGTAATGCCGCCGCAACGTTGGTAGGACAAAATTTAGGAGCTAAAGAACCCGAACGAGCCGAACAATCTGTTTGGAAAACAGGAAAGTACAGTGCCATTTTTATGGGGGTGGTTTCTATTATTTATTTGGTGTTTGCTCGGCAAATAATAGAAATGTTTAACGATACCCCAGATGTTGTTGAATATGGAAGCTTATGTTTACAGGTTATGGCTGCCGGCTATATTTTTTACGGATACGCTATGGTGGTTGTAAATGCCTTTAATGGTGCAGGAGATACCAAAACACCTACATATATAAACTTTGTATGTTTCTGGCTGTTACAGTTGCCTTTTGCCTATGTTATGGCAATAACTTTAGATTTTGGACCTGTTGGCGTGTTTTGGGCGATAACTTTAGCAGAAATAGCAATAGCTATTGTTTCTATTATTTGGTTTAAAAAGGGGTATTGGAAAACGGTTAAAGTATAG
- a CDS encoding VOC family protein gives MEQRLTMVGLGVDDLQVSNDFYENKFGWKKMKSSNDDISFFQLNGLLLSLYPREKLAEDAGVSPEGNGFKAFSLAFNTRTKEEVDALIETLEAKGVNIVKRPESVFWGGYSSYISDPDGNLWEIAFNPYLGLDEEGNTIEEKG, from the coding sequence ATGGAGCAAAGGTTAACAATGGTTGGATTAGGTGTGGATGATTTGCAGGTGTCCAACGATTTTTATGAAAATAAGTTTGGTTGGAAAAAGATGAAATCAAGCAATGACGACATCTCATTTTTTCAGTTAAACGGACTTTTATTATCACTTTATCCACGAGAGAAATTGGCCGAAGATGCTGGGGTTAGTCCTGAAGGTAATGGGTTTAAGGCATTTTCTTTGGCATTTAATACCAGAACAAAGGAAGAGGTTGATGCCCTAATAGAAACCTTAGAAGCAAAAGGCGTAAACATAGTAAAAAGACCAGAAAGTGTTTTTTGGGGAGGCTATAGCAGTTATATTTCAGACCCAGACGGGAATCTATGGGAAATTGCTTTTAACCCTTATTTAGGTTTGGATGAAGAGGGAAACACTATTGAAGAAAAAGGGTAA
- a CDS encoding SLC13 family permease, with the protein MLLILVITIGFFVWGKFTPDIVALMSMIALFLTGILTAKETLSGFSNPTVVMIAALFIIGEGIAQTGWTALAGKKFVEWAGKSVPKLLVIVSLGAGVLSGFVSNTGTVATLMPLTISSAWSIGTLPSKMLMPVAFGSNTGGLLTLTGTPPNIIASNALTEAGFEGFSFFEFALIGLPLLIVALLYFRYIGYKLLPKNKTNNKPVNIESTLHNWIEAYKIDNGYYRLRIRSLSPLIDSKIEDWQFEKNYNVSIIRIKRRHPNVLKKIQAFEEFPSPSTELYYHDIITVKGDTEAINKIMISFRLGLLPLEPITDELKHNLINQEVGMTEVIVNPNSILVGRKYKLGDYFKRYGIQLLAASRNNKPLQEKEITVKAGDAFLIRGTWESIDDLKKQHENLVIIGSPEGMAKNVESLNSKSFIALGALILMIIFMVFKIVPGSIAALISAGIVLLTGCVPISKAYKGISWTSVVMIAAMIPMGIALQKTGTAQVIANGLVNYLGAIHPIALLGGVFLLTTTFSQVINNSATAVLMAPIAILAANSLGLSPAPFMIVVAISASTAFLTPIGTTTNAMVMTAGGYKFLNYLKVGAPLLLLFFIITLVLVPIIWPF; encoded by the coding sequence ATGCTCCTCATTTTAGTAATCACAATTGGTTTTTTCGTATGGGGAAAGTTTACGCCAGATATCGTAGCCCTTATGTCTATGATAGCTTTATTCTTAACAGGAATCTTAACTGCTAAAGAAACGCTTAGCGGATTTAGTAATCCAACTGTTGTTATGATTGCCGCACTCTTTATTATAGGTGAAGGTATTGCACAAACAGGGTGGACAGCTTTAGCCGGTAAGAAATTTGTAGAATGGGCAGGAAAAAGCGTTCCTAAACTATTAGTTATCGTATCATTAGGTGCAGGTGTATTATCTGGTTTCGTTAGTAATACCGGTACAGTAGCAACTTTAATGCCTCTTACAATATCATCGGCCTGGAGTATTGGTACATTACCATCAAAAATGTTAATGCCCGTAGCCTTCGGTTCCAATACCGGTGGTTTATTAACCTTAACAGGTACGCCTCCTAACATTATTGCCAGTAATGCCTTAACTGAAGCTGGTTTTGAAGGATTTTCATTCTTTGAATTTGCATTAATAGGCTTACCTCTATTAATAGTAGCCTTACTATATTTTAGATATATTGGATACAAATTATTACCTAAAAATAAAACAAACAATAAGCCTGTAAACATTGAATCTACCTTACATAACTGGATAGAGGCTTATAAAATAGATAACGGTTATTATAGATTGCGTATAAGATCGTTATCTCCTTTAATCGATTCGAAAATTGAAGATTGGCAATTTGAAAAAAATTACAATGTTTCTATTATTCGTATAAAGAGAAGACACCCTAATGTTCTGAAAAAAATTCAAGCTTTTGAAGAATTTCCAAGCCCATCAACAGAATTGTACTATCACGACATTATAACCGTGAAAGGAGATACTGAGGCGATTAACAAAATAATGATTTCGTTCAGACTAGGGTTATTACCTCTTGAGCCAATTACCGACGAGTTAAAACATAATTTAATTAACCAAGAGGTCGGTATGACAGAAGTTATCGTAAACCCAAACTCTATTTTAGTAGGCAGAAAATATAAATTGGGTGATTACTTTAAACGATATGGTATTCAACTTTTAGCTGCATCCAGAAACAACAAACCTTTACAAGAGAAGGAAATTACCGTAAAAGCCGGTGATGCCTTTTTAATACGTGGTACTTGGGAAAGTATTGACGATTTAAAAAAGCAACACGAAAATCTGGTAATAATTGGTAGTCCAGAAGGAATGGCTAAAAATGTTGAAAGCCTTAACTCGAAATCATTTATTGCCTTAGGGGCCTTAATACTTATGATCATATTCATGGTCTTTAAAATAGTACCAGGCTCAATTGCCGCATTAATATCTGCCGGTATCGTCTTACTAACTGGTTGTGTGCCTATTTCTAAAGCATACAAAGGCATTAGTTGGACAAGTGTCGTTATGATTGCTGCCATGATACCCATGGGAATCGCATTACAAAAAACGGGAACAGCACAAGTTATCGCTAATGGCTTGGTAAATTATTTAGGAGCTATTCACCCTATTGCTTTATTAGGAGGTGTATTTCTTTTAACAACAACATTTAGCCAGGTAATCAACAACTCGGCAACAGCCGTTTTAATGGCCCCAATTGCTATACTTGCTGCAAATTCGCTAGGCCTCTCGCCTGCTCCTTTTATGATTGTAGTAGCTATAAGCGCATCAACGGCATTTTTAACACCAATAGGAACAACTACCAATGCTATGGTTATGACCGCTGGCGGTTATAAGTTCTTAAATTACCTAAAGGTGGGAGCACCATTATTACTCCTATTCTTTATAATAACCCTTGTACTTGTGCCAATTATTTGGCCATTCTAA
- a CDS encoding DUF2490 domain-containing protein produces the protein MKYYISTLIIILTISLSHAQTSPEDKLGAWYTYFGNHRLSNKISIVAGGQIWAYEPATNLNLFLAKLGLNYHINNKLKVELGYSFLDIDKSIVPKAGSHVFENRLSGQIAYNHKLNKLPIDHRLRIEHRMFNLPNGHSDKRRLRYRLGTKIKLNKLLFIRINNEVLSTIEDDFSTANRFYTALGIKLTKSSNLQLGYLNRHLFRKDINLHRLQVGLFIKTDHRKKEG, from the coding sequence ATGAAGTATTACATCTCCACCTTAATCATTATTTTAACCATATCCTTAAGTCATGCACAAACGTCTCCGGAAGACAAACTTGGGGCATGGTATACTTATTTTGGCAATCACAGATTATCAAACAAAATAAGTATTGTTGCAGGTGGACAAATCTGGGCATATGAGCCCGCAACAAATCTCAATTTATTCCTTGCCAAATTAGGCTTAAACTACCACATAAATAATAAATTAAAAGTTGAACTGGGTTACAGTTTTTTAGATATCGATAAAAGCATAGTGCCTAAAGCTGGTAGTCATGTATTCGAAAACAGGCTATCCGGACAAATTGCCTATAATCATAAACTAAACAAGCTTCCTATAGATCATCGCCTTAGAATTGAGCATCGTATGTTTAATCTTCCAAACGGACATTCAGATAAACGTAGGCTACGTTACAGATTGGGAACAAAAATTAAATTGAACAAGTTGCTTTTTATTCGTATCAACAATGAAGTACTTTCTACCATTGAAGACGATTTCTCTACTGCAAACAGGTTTTATACGGCGCTTGGCATAAAACTCACTAAATCCAGCAATTTACAATTAGGGTACTTAAACCGCCACCTCTTTAGAAAAGACATAAACTTACACCGATTACAGGTGGGACTATTCATTAAAACAGATCATAGAAAGAAAGAAGGTTAA
- the rlmF gene encoding 23S rRNA (adenine(1618)-N(6))-methyltransferase RlmF, which produces MTIKKRKIKTNLNFHKRNKHKSGYDLDTLCRSYPDLKPFVFENEYQTQTIDFANPKAVKALNTALLFVHYNIKFWEFPDTNLCPPIPGRVDYIHYLADLLKQSDVDKNINVLDIGTGASCIYPVLGKAEYDWHFVGTDIDKKSLQYAQKIIAKNKLDTSIKLRHQRNSSNILKGVLEVADKFSAVMCNPPFYKSETEVLEATTRKLIGLNKDRTDVVRNFSGTHHELWYKGGEKAFIHNYLYESTLFKDQCLWFTTLVSKKDLIKGIQTSLKKLGATKIKVIDMGQGNKKSRIVAWTFSVKTNMLL; this is translated from the coding sequence ATCACAATTAAAAAAAGAAAGATCAAAACAAATCTTAATTTTCATAAAAGGAATAAGCACAAATCCGGATACGATTTAGACACGTTATGTCGCTCGTATCCGGATTTAAAACCGTTTGTATTCGAAAATGAATATCAAACCCAAACTATAGACTTTGCAAATCCTAAAGCCGTAAAGGCATTAAATACAGCACTGCTGTTTGTGCATTACAATATTAAATTTTGGGAATTTCCAGATACTAATTTATGTCCTCCCATACCGGGGCGTGTTGATTATATCCACTATTTGGCAGATTTATTAAAACAATCAGATGTAGATAAAAATATTAATGTTTTAGATATAGGAACCGGAGCTAGCTGTATTTATCCTGTTCTTGGTAAGGCAGAATACGATTGGCATTTTGTTGGGACGGATATCGATAAAAAGTCTTTGCAGTACGCACAGAAAATTATTGCAAAAAATAAATTGGATACTTCAATTAAATTAAGACATCAAAGAAATAGTTCAAATATTCTTAAAGGTGTTTTAGAAGTGGCCGATAAGTTCTCTGCGGTTATGTGTAATCCTCCTTTTTATAAGTCGGAAACAGAAGTATTAGAGGCTACCACGCGAAAATTAATAGGCTTGAATAAAGACCGTACTGATGTAGTTAGAAATTTTTCAGGCACGCATCATGAGCTTTGGTACAAGGGTGGCGAAAAGGCTTTTATTCATAATTATTTATATGAAAGCACTTTGTTTAAAGACCAGTGTTTATGGTTTACGACTTTAGTATCTAAAAAAGATTTAATAAAAGGCATACAAACATCTTTAAAAAAGCTTGGCGCTACTAAAATTAAAGTTATTGATATGGGGCAGGGTAATAAAAAATCACGTATTGTAGCTTGGACTTTTTCTGTTAAAACGAATATGTTGTTATAA
- the pckA gene encoding phosphoenolpyruvate carboxykinase (ATP): MKTTVKDPTLERYGLKNVKVNWNLSPEKLQQITVEKGLGRETTNGTLSINTGKFTGRSPQDRFLVKDEYTKDRVWWGKTNKPVSPENFDKLKNEVIKYLSGKEVYARDGFVCAEPEYRTGIRTITELPWSNLFIYNMFLRPSEKELENFEEDWLILCAPGYTCPDPKGHGIRQGNFSILNFTQKIALVAGSAYAGEMKKGIFSALNMILPVEKNVLPMHCSANVGKYGDTAIFFGLSGTGKTTLSADPNRKLIGDDEHGWTKDNTIFNFEGGCYAKVIDLSEEKEPDIFRAVRPGALLENVVFKENGEVDYKDSSITQNTRVSYPIYHIDNIQETLYADNPKNIFFLTCDAFGVLPPVSKLTPGQAAYHFISGYTAKVAGTEAGITEPVPSFSACFGEPFMPLHPTVYGEMLSKKMKEAGVNVWLINTGWSAGPYGVGARIKLKYTRAMITAILNGDLDNVDYEQNFIFGLHMPKYCPGVPSEILDPMNTWLQKGAYVGKAIQLAHSFHLNFEKYSSEASTQIIEGGPLIDEHHHLHEHF, translated from the coding sequence ATGAAAACAACAGTGAAAGATCCTACCCTAGAGCGGTATGGTCTGAAAAACGTGAAAGTGAATTGGAATTTATCTCCAGAGAAGCTTCAGCAAATTACAGTTGAAAAAGGTCTAGGGAGAGAAACTACTAACGGAACACTTTCTATTAACACAGGGAAATTTACAGGGCGGTCTCCACAAGACCGTTTTCTGGTGAAAGATGAGTACACTAAAGACAGAGTTTGGTGGGGAAAAACTAATAAACCAGTATCCCCGGAAAACTTTGACAAACTTAAAAACGAAGTCATAAAATATCTTTCTGGTAAAGAAGTTTATGCAAGAGATGGTTTTGTATGTGCTGAACCAGAGTACAGAACAGGCATCAGAACCATCACAGAACTACCTTGGTCTAACTTATTTATTTACAATATGTTTTTAAGACCAAGTGAAAAAGAATTAGAAAACTTTGAAGAAGATTGGTTAATCCTTTGCGCTCCTGGATATACTTGTCCAGACCCGAAGGGTCACGGCATTCGTCAGGGCAATTTCTCGATTCTTAATTTTACACAAAAAATAGCTTTGGTTGCAGGATCGGCCTATGCAGGTGAAATGAAAAAAGGTATTTTTTCTGCATTGAACATGATTTTACCAGTCGAGAAAAATGTATTACCAATGCACTGCTCTGCTAACGTTGGAAAATACGGAGATACTGCTATTTTCTTTGGTCTATCTGGAACAGGAAAAACAACACTATCTGCAGATCCTAACAGAAAATTAATTGGAGACGATGAGCATGGTTGGACAAAAGACAACACCATTTTCAATTTTGAAGGTGGATGCTATGCCAAGGTTATTGATTTATCTGAAGAAAAAGAACCAGACATTTTTAGAGCTGTTAGACCAGGAGCTTTATTAGAAAATGTTGTATTTAAAGAAAATGGAGAGGTCGATTATAAAGACAGTAGCATTACTCAAAATACACGTGTAAGCTACCCAATTTATCATATTGACAATATTCAGGAAACACTTTATGCAGACAACCCAAAAAACATATTCTTTTTAACATGTGATGCATTTGGTGTATTGCCTCCGGTATCGAAATTAACACCTGGGCAAGCAGCCTATCACTTTATCTCTGGTTACACTGCTAAAGTAGCAGGAACAGAAGCTGGTATTACAGAACCGGTACCATCCTTCTCTGCTTGTTTTGGAGAGCCTTTTATGCCGCTACATCCAACCGTTTATGGTGAAATGTTAAGCAAAAAAATGAAAGAAGCTGGCGTAAATGTATGGTTGATTAATACAGGATGGAGCGCAGGACCTTATGGTGTAGGAGCTCGTATAAAATTAAAGTATACAAGAGCGATGATTACAGCGATCCTTAACGGCGATTTAGACAATGTAGATTATGAACAAAACTTTATTTTCGGCTTACACATGCCTAAATACTGTCCAGGAGTTCCATCAGAAATTTTGGATCCTATGAACACATGGTTACAAAAAGGTGCTTACGTTGGTAAAGCGATTCAGTTAGCGCATTCTTTTCACTTAAATTTTGAAAAGTATTCCTCTGAAGCATCTACACAAATTATTGAAGGTGGGCCATTAATTGATGAACATCATCACTTACACGAACACTTTTAA
- a CDS encoding HAD family hydrolase: MVKAVIFDMDGVIIDSEPMHNKAYHDMFNEVGIDVSNELYESFTGQSTINICKRLCDHFNLTETPEHLVALKRKYYKHFFESNSDLTLIDGVLDLIKDYYNNGLTLVLASSAAMTSINQIFERFDLDQYFVAKLSGGDLKASKPHPEIFIKAAEASGFNNDECIVIEDSTNGIKAAKAANIFCVGFDSFHSKNQDYSQADMVITDFKDIVYNKINTLTPSY, encoded by the coding sequence ATGGTAAAAGCGGTTATTTTTGATATGGATGGGGTTATAATTGATAGTGAACCCATGCATAATAAAGCGTATCACGACATGTTTAACGAAGTGGGTATAGACGTTTCCAACGAACTGTATGAATCGTTTACGGGGCAGTCTACTATTAATATTTGTAAGCGTTTATGCGATCATTTTAATTTAACCGAAACCCCGGAACATTTAGTAGCGCTAAAGCGAAAATATTACAAGCATTTTTTTGAAAGCAACTCCGATTTAACTCTTATTGACGGTGTTTTAGATTTAATAAAAGATTACTACAATAATGGTTTAACTTTAGTTTTAGCATCGTCTGCTGCTATGACAAGTATCAATCAAATTTTTGAACGTTTCGACCTGGACCAATATTTTGTTGCCAAACTAAGTGGCGGTGATTTAAAGGCTTCTAAGCCGCATCCCGAAATTTTCATTAAAGCAGCCGAAGCTTCTGGTTTTAACAATGATGAATGTATTGTTATTGAAGATTCTACTAACGGTATTAAAGCTGCAAAAGCCGCTAACATATTTTGTGTTGGCTTTGATAGTTTTCATTCTAAAAATCAAGACTATAGCCAGGCAGATATGGTAATCACGGATTTTAAGGATATTGTATATAATAAAATAAATACACTAACTCCCTCTTATTGA
- a CDS encoding DUF1801 domain-containing protein gives MIKETDTYYLNISEPNKSTLLALRHVILDLDETISEVLKFRIPCFKYKGKVLCYLWIDEEIKVPYLLMQDGKSINHPGLEKTGHKQIETLRIDPNEDLPIQTITSVLNKGIDYINKK, from the coding sequence ATGATTAAAGAAACCGATACCTACTATTTGAATATAAGCGAGCCAAATAAGAGTACATTATTGGCGTTAAGACATGTTATTTTAGACTTGGATGAAACCATCTCTGAGGTTTTAAAATTTAGAATACCTTGCTTTAAGTACAAAGGAAAGGTGTTATGTTATCTATGGATTGATGAAGAAATTAAAGTTCCTTATTTACTTATGCAGGATGGGAAAAGTATTAACCATCCGGGTTTGGAAAAAACAGGACATAAGCAAATTGAAACTTTAAGAATAGATCCAAATGAAGATTTGCCAATACAAACCATTACTTCAGTTTTGAATAAAGGAATAGATTACATAAATAAAAAATAA